From a region of the Candidatus Pantoea bituminis genome:
- a CDS encoding capsule biosynthesis GfcC family protein, protein MKKITLMLTGLSLFSATVLAEGQITVHAPHNQNSVQIDAVQNLAQLMTQPALLPFSQGAVIAERGATAVAQQQYQQTLAQLRAWRADSSGDRAVAIDEVLRQLGEINVTGRQFTPLDPDWIRLHPADNRRLEGQYDLYLAAPSNTVLVLGALSGAGKVTWQPGQSVRQYLANHELLSGAEHNFATVISPSGTTQQVPVAYWNHRHAEVEPGSIIWLGFSSWSLPGAYDDLNSRMLTVLTHRIPD, encoded by the coding sequence ATGAAAAAAATAACGCTAATGCTGACCGGTCTCAGCCTGTTCAGCGCAACAGTTTTGGCTGAAGGCCAGATAACAGTCCATGCGCCGCACAATCAAAACAGCGTGCAAATTGATGCCGTGCAAAACCTGGCACAGCTGATGACACAACCTGCACTGCTGCCCTTTAGCCAGGGCGCGGTTATCGCTGAACGCGGTGCCACCGCCGTGGCACAGCAACAATACCAACAAACCCTGGCCCAGTTGCGGGCATGGCGTGCCGACAGCAGCGGCGATCGTGCTGTTGCTATCGATGAAGTACTTCGTCAGTTAGGTGAAATCAACGTTACCGGACGCCAGTTTACCCCGCTGGATCCCGACTGGATTCGTCTGCACCCCGCTGATAATCGCCGCCTCGAAGGGCAATACGATCTTTATCTGGCTGCGCCGTCAAATACCGTACTCGTGCTGGGCGCACTCTCCGGTGCCGGGAAAGTCACCTGGCAGCCAGGCCAATCGGTCCGTCAGTATCTGGCAAATCATGAGCTTCTCTCCGGTGCTGAGCATAATTTTGCCACGGTGATCTCCCCTTCCGGTACGACCCAGCAAGTGCCTGTCGCTTACTGGAACCACCGTCATGCTGAAGTTGAACCCGGCAGCATTATTTGGCTCGGCTTCTCTTCATGGAGCCTGCCTGGCGCTTATGACGACCTGAACAGTCGCATGCTTACCGTTCTGACTCACCGGATACCAGACTGA